The genomic segment CAGCCTCGTCCAGGGGATAACGGTTTTTGTACCAGTGGTCCAGACGGGCATAAGCGTTTTCCGTGCCCACGCTCCAGTCCGGGAATACCACCCATACATGTAAAGCGACAGGGTCGAGGGGTTTCAGCTCCTCCCCCGCTCCCGAAACCCGCGCCAGAGAGACGCCGGAAAATAAAAACGGGACATCAGCCCCTGTTTTCAGGGCGATTTCCCTCCACAGGCGATCATCGTCGACAATTCCGCACAGCCAGCGCAACATCGCAGCGCCGTTGCCGCTGCCTGCTCCCAGTCCCGACCCCGGAGGCAGGGTTTTCGATATTTCCACCTCCAGAAACGGGACGTCAACCCCGGCCTCGCGAGCGAGCCGCAGAGCCCGTGTCACAATATTTTCTCCCTCAATCTCCATTCCCCGGACGGAAATTTTGTCCGAATCGCCCTCTGAAGCCGGAGAAATCGAAAGCATTTCCGCGGAAGGAAGCCGCAAAAACAGCGACAGAATATTGTGATATCCATCGGGACGCAGAGACGTCACCCGCAGAGAAAGGTTGATTTTTGCTCCACAGGGCTGCAGGAAGCGCACAGGCTTGTACAACAGGGAAATTCCCTTCTGATAATTTTCCATTAACAGTTCATTTTTCCTTTCATGAACATAAACAACTCATGAACGCAAACAACGCCATCGAAGGCGACAGCTCTTCTTTTGAAAATGATACCAGATAATGGCAG from the Synergistaceae bacterium genome contains:
- a CDS encoding 4-diphosphocytidyl-2C-methyl-D-erythritol kinase, whose product is MENYQKGISLLYKPVRFLQPCGAKINLSLRVTSLRPDGYHNILSLFLRLPSAEMLSISPASEGDSDKISVRGMEIEGENIVTRALRLAREAGVDVPFLEVEISKTLPPGSGLGAGSGNGAAMLRWLCGIVDDDRLWREIALKTGADVPFLFSGVSLARVSGAGEELKPLDPVALHVWVVFPDWSVGTENAYARLDHWYKNRYPLDEAAAQEESRMLLRRLRHREPIGFLPNDFAPELLEKFPEYKEIFSVLEKSGSCAWGITGSGGAAFALFYDAPSPLRSPWPRRVQRVFSVEIR